In Nicotiana tabacum cultivar K326 chromosome 11, ASM71507v2, whole genome shotgun sequence, a single window of DNA contains:
- the LOC107819795 gene encoding uncharacterized protein LOC107819795 produces the protein MEGVGARFGRSSTRYGPTTVFTGPVRRWKKKWIHVSSNKNNHQTTTAAANGGVNGSNGSHLLLLKWRPITASQNNSSDEKGGDSNKDEDVPIEEPRKRKFKFIPIAVLEDQKYETSEQDEDEAKPMEADANTGEPTSQADCCDEKPDINDLPMEENQDPQDKPPERRDLNESTLDLSLGLTGHDENDSDSKRDQTKEV, from the exons ATGGAAGGAGTAGGGGCTAGATTCGGCCGGTCATCAACTAGGTACGGTCCAACAACTGTATTTACCGGTCCGGTTCGTAGATGGAAGAAGAAGTGGATCCATGTTAGCTCAAACAAAAACAATCATCAAACGACGACGGCAGCTGCTAACGGTGGAGTTAACGGCAGTAACGGCTCTCATCTCTTGCTTTTGAAGTGGAGACCTATTACTGCCAGCCAAAATAACAGTAGCGACGAAAAGGGTGGCGATTCTAACAAAGACGAAGACGTTCCGATCGAGGAACCACGCAAGCGAAAATTCAAGTTTATTCCG ATTGCTGTGCTTGAAGATCAAAAGTATGAGACGTCAGAACAGGATGAGGATGAAGCTAAACCAATGGAGGCTGATGCCAATACCGGGGAGCCAACATCTCAAGCTGATTGTTGTGATGAAAAACCTGACATCAACGATTTGCCGATGGAAGAAAATCAG GATCCACAGGATAAACCTCCAGAAAGACGAGATTTAAATGAAAGCACTTTGGACTTGTCTTTGGGCTTGACGGGTCATGACGAAAATGATTCTGACTCGAAAAGGGATCAAACAAAAGAGGTTTAA